Proteins encoded within one genomic window of Thermodesulfobium sp. 4217-1:
- a CDS encoding FmdE family protein gives MFEAKDFFDLGLQFHGHKCPAMPLGLKAACAAMNTLGAQRSKDKELVLLAETADNHAAGCFVDGLMTVTGCTYGKSNIKKLYYGKMAFTLIDVKSKKAVRVSLKPKFFEKMLESPFIAERKKGIAPQDVDPKIADPLIEKVLNLKEEDFLDISPVFDYDFKKAPGVMEADFCDACGEAVFIDKLKFIDGKQVCIPCSENMAQK, from the coding sequence ATGTTTGAAGCAAAAGATTTTTTTGATTTAGGACTGCAATTTCACGGCCACAAATGCCCAGCAATGCCATTGGGTCTAAAGGCAGCCTGTGCTGCAATGAACACCCTTGGAGCACAAAGATCCAAGGACAAAGAGTTAGTTCTTTTAGCAGAGACAGCAGACAATCACGCAGCAGGTTGTTTTGTAGATGGACTTATGACTGTCACTGGGTGCACTTATGGAAAGAGCAATATAAAGAAGCTTTACTATGGAAAGATGGCATTTACCCTTATCGACGTAAAGAGCAAAAAGGCTGTAAGGGTATCTCTAAAACCAAAGTTCTTTGAAAAGATGCTCGAGTCGCCTTTCATAGCTGAGAGGAAAAAGGGAATAGCACCTCAAGACGTTGACCCAAAGATTGCAGATCCATTGATAGAAAAGGTCCTGAACCTAAAAGAAGAGGATTTTCTTGATATCAGCCCCGTTTTTGACTACGACTTCAAAAAGGCTCCAGGAGTGATGGAAGCAGATTTTTGTGACGCTTGCGGCGAAGCGGTATTCATTGACAAGTTAAAGTTTATCGATGGAAAGCAAGTCTGCATACCCTGCTCTGAAAATATGGCTCAAAAGTAA